In Saccharicrinis fermentans DSM 9555 = JCM 21142, a genomic segment contains:
- a CDS encoding response regulator, with translation MIRVAVVDDHELFREGLVLVLNQMDDVDVCANFGSGLDFLNAIDGLNIDLVLMDINMEAMNGIETTQKLKAIKPDVKVIAVTMYTEDSYYMQMINAGAHGFVLKKAGKYELAQAIHEIHKGGNYFSQEILQKMALKAIAKPEENELSVREIEVLQLICKGHSTKEISEMLFLSHKTIEVHRSNILRKSGQKNVAQLVMWALKNNYASI, from the coding sequence ATGATACGTGTTGCAGTAGTAGATGATCATGAACTGTTTAGAGAAGGATTGGTGTTGGTTTTAAATCAAATGGATGATGTAGATGTATGTGCTAATTTTGGTTCAGGTCTGGATTTTTTAAATGCTATTGATGGTTTGAATATTGATCTGGTGTTAATGGATATTAATATGGAAGCCATGAATGGAATTGAAACCACCCAAAAGCTGAAGGCAATAAAGCCTGACGTAAAAGTGATTGCGGTAACGATGTATACCGAGGATTCCTATTATATGCAGATGATCAATGCCGGAGCCCATGGTTTTGTACTCAAAAAAGCCGGTAAATATGAGCTCGCACAAGCGATTCATGAAATTCATAAAGGTGGCAATTATTTTTCACAGGAGATCCTGCAAAAAATGGCCCTTAAAGCCATTGCTAAACCTGAAGAAAATGAATTAAGTGTGAGAGAAATTGAAGTGTTGCAGTTGATTTGTAAAGGTCATTCAACCAAAGAAATTTCAGAAATGCTTTTTTTAAGCCACAAAACCATCGAAGTACATCGATCTAATATTCTTCGTAAGTCAGGACAAAAGAATGTTGCCCAGCTTGTTATGTGGGCACTCAAAAATAATTATGCAAGCATTTAG
- a CDS encoding toxin-antitoxin system YwqK family antitoxin has product MRILMTLLLFVGLVTFSQAQLTLNEEDGLYYNADGVLYSGTYVEYYPSGNKRVEMKVVEGKKQGVSTYYFDNQSKQEIRSYDQNQMDGLWETWNEKGTKIAVASYKQGIKDGAWKIYDENGVLRYDMFYANGKKSGVWKIYDEKGKLTEKKEF; this is encoded by the coding sequence ATGAGAATATTAATGACATTATTGCTTTTTGTGGGTCTAGTGACCTTCAGCCAAGCTCAGTTAACACTGAATGAAGAAGACGGACTTTACTACAATGCCGACGGGGTGCTATATAGTGGCACCTATGTAGAGTACTACCCAAGTGGTAATAAACGGGTTGAGATGAAAGTAGTGGAAGGTAAAAAACAAGGCGTATCTACCTATTACTTTGACAATCAATCAAAACAAGAAATTCGTTCGTATGACCAAAACCAAATGGATGGTCTATGGGAAACATGGAATGAAAAAGGAACCAAGATAGCTGTTGCCAGTTATAAACAAGGTATAAAAGACGGTGCTTGGAAAATATACGACGAAAATGGCGTTTTAAGATATGACATGTTCTATGCTAATGGTAAAAAGTCAGGTGTATGGAAGATTTATGATGAAAAAGGTAAACTGACCGAAAAAAAAGAATTCTAA
- a CDS encoding 4Fe-4S binding protein: MHYSILKKTRIIVALLFFSLTLFSFIDMYEFMPEAWTSNIIFIQFAPSVLRFIQVLSLSAGGFIVVILLSFLLGRVYCSTICPLGILQDMFTFVARKRNKKKVFLKFKKAYPYVRYVLLSIAIASFIAGSSLLINLLDPYSNAGRIFTYLVKPVFVWINNVVAGILQEQKIYSFHIIELFQTSWAITSYVLLFLLSIAYLSYKRGRLFCNLICPVGTLLGLISKNALIKVRLSTDSCTKCGKCASACKSECIDLKNQVIDYSRCVACYNCLPVCKDNAIRYSLPSKNNTSKINLIKGEKKMDRRGALTTLLAITASTTILAQHGRGHEHGKGHQHGKGKGGFGHRPPYKLSKREHPVTPPGTKSTERFNSLCTACGLCISACPTNVLQPAIMEYGLIGFMQPHMNYAHAGFCNFDCTRCSDICPTGAILPLPIEEKQLTQLGKAVFVKRNCVVHRDGTDCGACSEHCPTKAVTMVPYRDGLVIPEVNQDLCIGCGACEHPCPVDYPHKAIYVEGNTIHQMAQKPKEEKGQYKPLEEDFPF; encoded by the coding sequence ATGCATTACTCGATTTTAAAAAAAACAAGAATCATTGTCGCACTCTTGTTCTTTTCACTTACTCTATTTTCATTTATAGATATGTATGAGTTTATGCCGGAAGCATGGACTTCAAATATAATATTCATACAATTTGCGCCTTCTGTCCTTCGATTCATTCAAGTGTTATCATTATCAGCAGGTGGATTTATAGTGGTTATCTTACTATCCTTCCTGTTGGGGCGTGTATACTGTTCTACTATCTGTCCACTGGGAATATTGCAGGACATGTTTACTTTTGTGGCCAGAAAAAGAAATAAAAAAAAGGTTTTCCTCAAATTCAAGAAAGCGTACCCTTATGTACGTTATGTATTATTAAGTATCGCAATAGCAAGCTTTATAGCTGGTAGCTCACTACTCATAAACCTACTGGATCCCTACAGTAACGCCGGGCGTATATTTACCTACCTCGTTAAACCCGTATTTGTGTGGATAAATAATGTAGTTGCGGGGATACTACAAGAACAAAAAATATACAGCTTTCATATTATTGAACTTTTTCAAACATCATGGGCCATCACAAGCTATGTGCTACTATTTTTATTGAGCATAGCCTATCTATCATACAAACGAGGCCGACTATTTTGTAATTTAATTTGTCCGGTGGGTACTTTGTTAGGATTGATTTCTAAGAACGCCCTTATTAAAGTGCGTCTTTCAACAGATAGCTGTACCAAATGCGGAAAATGTGCAAGCGCTTGTAAAAGCGAATGTATCGATTTGAAAAATCAGGTAATTGACTACTCCAGGTGCGTAGCATGTTACAACTGCCTCCCTGTTTGTAAAGATAATGCGATCCGTTACTCACTTCCTTCCAAAAACAATACATCAAAAATAAACCTTATAAAAGGCGAAAAAAAAATGGATCGAAGGGGGGCGCTTACAACACTTCTTGCTATTACTGCCAGCACAACAATTTTGGCACAACATGGAAGAGGACATGAACACGGAAAAGGCCATCAACACGGTAAAGGAAAAGGCGGATTTGGCCATCGCCCTCCGTATAAGCTATCCAAAAGAGAACATCCCGTTACTCCTCCAGGAACAAAAAGTACAGAAAGATTTAACAGCCTTTGTACAGCCTGTGGTCTTTGTATATCAGCTTGCCCCACCAATGTGTTACAACCCGCTATTATGGAATATGGATTAATAGGTTTTATGCAACCACATATGAATTATGCGCACGCCGGCTTTTGTAATTTTGATTGTACCCGATGCAGTGATATATGCCCTACAGGTGCTATCTTACCATTGCCGATAGAGGAAAAGCAACTAACACAACTGGGCAAAGCAGTATTTGTAAAACGTAATTGTGTGGTTCATAGAGACGGAACCGATTGTGGCGCCTGCTCAGAACATTGTCCAACAAAAGCTGTAACAATGGTTCCCTACCGCGATGGTTTGGTTATTCCAGAAGTTAACCAGGATTTATGTATTGGCTGTGGAGCCTGTGAACATCCCTGTCCGGTGGATTATCCACATAAGGCCATATATGTAGAAGGAAATACCATTCACCAAATGGCTCAAAAACCCAAGGAGGAAAAAGGCCAATATAAGCCTCTAGAAGAAGATTTTCCCTTTTAA
- a CDS encoding methyl-accepting chemotaxis protein, whose translation MRLLKALKVRAKVAVFPGLFVLVIAILFCIIQWSNNNSRHHLNEIHSAYIPYNEICNSLLIVQENMQRSFQDGVAAMDESYIDATIQWHDEFYSLCDSAVQLLENVESVKMDSALLVLDKYYPLAVSTSKNMIAGNMGEEVSRDMELMITELNIFKRLLNEMAVSSEILLQQAFEEANAQSSNLAMIINGVLLFSLTIFITVSVVISRSIVKGLKLSINYLLRLAKGDLNFRIDDEITSSKDEIGDISRAINMLVSKLSEIIVGVQEEANEINKVSGHLSVTSEKISTGSNDQAASVEEISSTMEEIAANIDQTSEYSVKTEKLAVSSADDMRRVSEAALKSLNSVTSIAEKINMITDITFQTNILALNAAVEAARAGEHGRGFSVVATEVRKLAERSKVAADEIVALARLSVEQTTDSKDLTEGSIPQIKTTADWIQEITSASLEQKNGVRQVNESVQLLSVVAQENALSSEEMTSTSEELKHKAEKFSKLIGYFKVS comes from the coding sequence ATGAGACTGTTAAAGGCATTAAAAGTACGTGCTAAAGTAGCTGTCTTTCCAGGACTTTTTGTTCTTGTTATCGCTATTCTTTTTTGTATTATTCAATGGAGTAATAACAATAGTCGGCATCACTTGAACGAGATCCATAGTGCATATATACCTTATAATGAAATTTGTAACAGTTTGTTAATCGTTCAGGAAAACATGCAACGGTCATTTCAGGATGGGGTGGCTGCTATGGATGAATCTTATATTGATGCAACTATCCAATGGCACGATGAATTCTATTCACTCTGTGATAGTGCAGTACAATTACTTGAAAATGTAGAGAGTGTAAAAATGGATAGCGCTCTTCTTGTACTTGATAAATATTATCCTTTGGCAGTCTCCACCTCTAAGAATATGATAGCTGGTAACATGGGTGAGGAGGTGAGTCGTGATATGGAGTTAATGATCACAGAGCTGAATATATTTAAGCGTTTGTTGAATGAAATGGCGGTTTCGTCAGAAATATTATTACAACAGGCTTTTGAAGAGGCTAATGCGCAATCCTCTAACTTAGCAATGATTATAAATGGGGTATTGCTGTTTAGTTTAACTATTTTTATTACTGTATCTGTAGTTATATCCAGATCTATCGTGAAGGGTTTGAAGTTGTCTATTAATTATCTGCTCAGGTTGGCAAAAGGTGATCTAAATTTTAGAATAGATGATGAGATAACGAGTAGCAAAGACGAAATAGGAGATATTTCCAGGGCCATTAACATGCTTGTGTCAAAGCTTTCTGAAATTATTGTTGGCGTTCAAGAGGAAGCCAATGAAATTAATAAGGTTAGTGGGCATTTGAGTGTTACTTCTGAAAAAATTTCAACAGGGTCTAATGATCAGGCAGCATCGGTAGAGGAAATTTCATCTACGATGGAAGAAATTGCAGCCAATATTGATCAAACATCAGAGTATTCCGTAAAGACTGAAAAACTTGCTGTTTCGTCTGCTGATGATATGCGGCGCGTCAGTGAAGCAGCCCTTAAAAGTTTGAATTCTGTTACTTCTATTGCAGAAAAGATCAATATGATTACTGATATAACTTTTCAGACGAATATTTTGGCTTTAAATGCTGCCGTGGAAGCGGCGAGGGCAGGAGAGCATGGTAGAGGTTTTTCTGTGGTGGCTACAGAAGTACGAAAATTGGCCGAAAGAAGTAAGGTAGCAGCTGATGAAATAGTGGCTCTCGCAAGATTAAGTGTTGAACAAACCACAGACTCCAAAGACCTAACAGAGGGTTCTATACCTCAGATAAAGACTACTGCGGATTGGATTCAGGAAATCACATCGGCCAGCTTAGAACAAAAGAATGGTGTTCGTCAGGTGAATGAAAGCGTTCAGCTTTTGAGTGTGGTGGCACAAGAGAATGCTTTAAGTTCGGAGGAGATGACATCTACCTCTGAAGAATTGAAACATAAAGCAGAGAAGTTTTCAAAATTGATCGGCTATTTTAAGGTCTCGTAG
- a CDS encoding ATP-binding cassette domain-containing protein, producing the protein MSEEILKALMQLFGLIAKQDGGAQDTEIEYVNSFLKSQLSAEAVEEYFALFQKHSVDKKVNSNRNEEGKVKLTSMKDSVRIIGICKKINKQLNKEQKVVVLVRMYELINADRRFTDQRMAIINTAADVFRMPEEEKKGIEAFVVNNNLQDLDIEGLMVINSNEDNGVKREHIQCGKLDGDVFILRIKSADLYFLRYTGSQEIFLNGLIINQRRIYLFPKGSFLKFPTGAPIYYTDVVGHFMSDASTAKISYVVDNLGFTFKNGGIGLRDVNLAEEHGRLVGIMGASGAGKTTLLNVLSGTESPSAGEVRINGLNLHTEKEKLEGVIGLIPQDDLLIEELTVFENLYYNAKLCFKDKGEEEITGMVNDTLQSLGLFERRNLKVGSPLNKMISGGQRKRLNIALELIREPAILFVDEPTSGLSSRDSENVMNLLRELTLKGKLIFVVIHQPSSDIYKMFDKMFILDTGGYPVYYGNPSESLIYFKQLDEQINSDQGECPQCGNLNPEMVFNIIDANVLDEYGNYTNKRKTSPQEWNDFYKKNIKIPEVEEVHSAPPQSLNIPAWFKQFKIYTLRDFFSKVANKQYILLNLLEAPILGLILSFLIRYIVDPDSNIYIFRDNENIPPYIFMGIVVSLFFGLIVSAEEIFKDAKILKRESFLNLSRSSYLVSKILILFTISALQMALFVGVANTVLGIKGMYFEFWLALFSVSAFANILGLILSASFNSIVTIYILIPLVMIPQMVLGGAMFTFDKLNRDISSADKVPLIAEFMPSRWIYEGLIVDQYKNNKFKKLFFDVEQEESATDYKIVHYLPEMEDILDACKKYVDNQQSSEEAESFEQDLALLKNEIGKENVRVKEIQFADLDKLSSAGFTPEVYSLLLSHIEKLKDYYTQRFVKATTKKEKMINLAMDKYGKEQFNAVRDQYLNESISDIVRKVFEKNKILREGDKLIQNVDPIYQMPEPENALSMRTHFFAPQKHFAGHYFDTLWFNICMVWIFTIFMYIVLYFDLLRKSFKFFGELKYLKK; encoded by the coding sequence ATGAGTGAGGAAATATTAAAAGCCCTAATGCAGCTGTTTGGTTTAATTGCCAAACAGGACGGTGGTGCACAGGATACCGAGATAGAGTATGTAAATAGCTTTTTAAAAAGTCAGTTAAGTGCCGAAGCTGTTGAGGAGTATTTTGCTTTGTTTCAAAAACACTCTGTTGATAAAAAAGTTAATAGTAATCGCAACGAAGAAGGTAAGGTAAAGCTTACCTCCATGAAGGATTCCGTAAGAATTATCGGGATCTGTAAAAAAATTAATAAGCAGCTCAACAAAGAACAAAAAGTAGTTGTGCTGGTTCGGATGTACGAATTGATTAATGCCGATAGAAGGTTTACAGACCAACGAATGGCCATTATTAATACGGCAGCCGATGTTTTTAGAATGCCCGAAGAAGAGAAGAAGGGCATTGAAGCTTTTGTGGTTAATAACAACCTTCAAGATCTCGATATTGAAGGTTTAATGGTTATTAACTCCAATGAAGATAATGGTGTAAAACGCGAACATATACAGTGTGGTAAGCTGGATGGTGATGTCTTTATATTAAGAATAAAAAGCGCCGATCTTTACTTTTTGAGGTATACCGGTAGTCAAGAGATATTTTTAAATGGACTTATTATCAACCAGCGGAGAATCTACTTATTTCCTAAGGGTAGCTTCTTAAAATTCCCTACAGGTGCCCCCATCTATTATACCGATGTGGTCGGACATTTTATGAGTGATGCTTCTACGGCAAAAATATCATATGTGGTGGATAATTTGGGTTTTACTTTCAAAAATGGAGGCATTGGTCTGCGTGATGTAAACCTGGCAGAGGAACACGGGCGATTGGTTGGTATAATGGGCGCCAGTGGAGCCGGAAAAACCACCTTGCTTAATGTACTATCAGGTACAGAATCCCCAAGTGCAGGTGAGGTTCGGATTAATGGACTTAATTTACATACAGAGAAGGAAAAGCTGGAAGGTGTTATCGGGCTCATTCCTCAGGATGACTTATTGATTGAAGAGTTAACCGTATTTGAAAATCTTTATTACAATGCTAAGCTTTGTTTTAAGGATAAAGGTGAAGAGGAAATTACCGGAATGGTGAATGATACACTGCAAAGTTTGGGCCTCTTTGAACGTCGTAACCTAAAAGTTGGTTCTCCATTAAATAAGATGATTAGTGGTGGGCAACGTAAGCGTTTGAACATTGCTTTGGAACTGATTCGTGAACCGGCTATTTTGTTTGTTGATGAACCTACCTCGGGATTGTCATCCAGAGATTCAGAAAATGTAATGAACCTTTTGAGAGAGCTTACCTTAAAAGGAAAGTTAATATTTGTGGTGATTCACCAACCATCCTCCGACATCTATAAGATGTTTGATAAGATGTTTATCCTTGATACGGGTGGTTATCCTGTTTATTATGGTAACCCAAGTGAATCACTGATCTATTTTAAACAACTCGACGAACAGATTAATAGCGATCAGGGAGAATGCCCACAATGTGGTAACTTGAACCCTGAAATGGTGTTTAATATCATTGATGCCAATGTGTTGGATGAGTATGGTAATTACACCAATAAACGAAAAACGAGTCCGCAGGAATGGAATGATTTTTATAAGAAAAATATAAAGATACCAGAGGTGGAGGAGGTTCATTCGGCTCCCCCACAATCATTAAATATACCGGCTTGGTTTAAGCAATTTAAGATATATACACTTAGGGATTTTTTCTCTAAAGTGGCCAATAAGCAATATATTTTGCTCAACTTGTTAGAAGCACCTATATTAGGGCTTATTCTATCCTTTTTGATTCGGTATATTGTGGATCCCGACTCTAATATTTATATCTTTAGAGATAACGAAAATATTCCTCCCTACATATTTATGGGTATCGTGGTGTCTTTGTTCTTTGGTCTGATTGTGAGTGCCGAGGAAATATTTAAGGATGCTAAAATATTAAAAAGAGAATCGTTTTTGAATCTTTCCCGATCGAGTTATTTAGTATCCAAAATATTGATATTGTTTACTATATCTGCATTGCAGATGGCGCTGTTTGTGGGAGTAGCCAATACTGTTTTGGGTATTAAGGGTATGTATTTTGAGTTTTGGTTGGCCTTGTTTTCTGTTTCGGCATTTGCCAATATTCTGGGACTTATTTTGTCGGCATCTTTTAACTCTATTGTTACAATCTATATTCTTATTCCGTTGGTGATGATACCACAGATGGTATTGGGTGGAGCTATGTTTACTTTCGATAAGTTAAACCGAGATATATCCAGTGCCGATAAGGTTCCATTGATTGCTGAGTTTATGCCATCGCGATGGATATATGAGGGACTTATCGTTGACCAGTATAAAAATAACAAGTTTAAAAAGTTATTTTTTGACGTTGAGCAAGAGGAAAGTGCCACCGATTATAAAATTGTACATTACCTTCCTGAAATGGAAGATATATTGGATGCCTGTAAAAAGTATGTGGATAATCAACAATCCAGTGAAGAAGCGGAAAGTTTTGAACAGGATTTAGCCCTGTTAAAAAATGAAATAGGGAAAGAGAATGTTCGGGTCAAAGAAATACAATTTGCTGATCTCGATAAGCTTAGTTCAGCCGGTTTTACCCCGGAAGTTTATTCCTTATTGTTAAGCCATATTGAAAAACTGAAGGATTATTATACACAACGTTTTGTAAAAGCCACTACCAAGAAGGAGAAAATGATTAACTTGGCAATGGATAAATATGGTAAAGAGCAGTTTAATGCTGTAAGAGATCAATATCTCAACGAAAGTATATCAGATATTGTTCGTAAAGTTTTTGAAAAGAATAAAATTCTTAGAGAAGGGGATAAACTGATTCAGAATGTAGATCCCATATACCAGATGCCTGAACCAGAAAATGCACTATCGATGCGTACTCACTTCTTTGCACCGCAAAAGCATTTTGCAGGTCATTATTTTGATACGCTTTGGTTCAATATCTGCATGGTTTGGATATTTACTATCTTCATGTATATTGTTCTTTATTTCGACCTACTTCGCAAGTCATTTAAGTTTTTTGGAGAATTAAAGTATCTTAAAAAGTAA
- a CDS encoding sensor histidine kinase produces MDELKLLNNYLIREVAERKRAELYAAEHANNYRTLYNNSYDGYLILSEDYRVIEFNQAFTEITGYTEKDLVGNCILDVIGDNYVSIIEKRGKLSLAQKKMPNLTLDIKDKKGDRLVLQTQRVVINQNNDSYVSLVILKDVTEQTIATEKLARSEVLYRTLYRNTNDSILIMNNDVLVDYNIMAQKLYPNIQVSNKDIPYVDVNKDFGVLNESVHLGHKLSLAFRGKTQIFEWVHTHVDPQKPVYTLVNITPLKELGDYFYMVVERDITESKKSQNLVLNSIIQTEENERKRISSDLHDGIGPILTTIKLYTQALMDESSSDKKEFIKTKLTSLVDEAVNSISEIAFNISPHILVNYGIIAAIESFIAKLNLSEKFKIIFSHNDVQRLDKNKEITVYRIFTELINNAIKYAKTTKVTFHIEENQYGINLHYRDNGIGFNKEEIGKKKAGMGLQNLRNRVQSFNGKFVLNSELGRGVEVKMWLPKANRL; encoded by the coding sequence ATGGACGAATTAAAACTATTAAATAATTATTTAATCAGGGAGGTTGCTGAAAGGAAACGGGCCGAATTATACGCAGCAGAACATGCCAACAATTATAGAACACTTTATAATAACAGTTACGATGGGTATCTTATCTTGTCAGAAGATTATCGCGTTATTGAATTTAATCAGGCTTTTACTGAAATTACCGGCTATACCGAAAAGGATTTGGTGGGGAATTGTATTTTAGATGTAATAGGGGATAATTATGTGTCTATTATTGAAAAAAGAGGAAAATTGTCGTTGGCACAAAAGAAAATGCCAAATCTCACTTTAGATATCAAAGATAAAAAGGGGGATAGATTGGTTTTACAGACTCAGCGGGTTGTTATCAATCAAAACAATGACAGCTACGTTTCTTTGGTGATACTAAAAGACGTTACAGAGCAAACCATAGCGACAGAAAAATTGGCGCGCAGTGAAGTGCTATATAGAACCTTGTATAGAAATACCAATGATTCCATTTTAATTATGAACAACGATGTGCTTGTTGATTATAATATAATGGCTCAAAAACTCTATCCTAATATACAGGTTAGTAATAAAGACATCCCTTATGTAGATGTAAATAAGGATTTTGGCGTGTTAAATGAGAGCGTTCATCTTGGCCATAAACTTTCATTGGCTTTTCGAGGTAAGACGCAGATATTTGAATGGGTGCATACCCATGTTGACCCTCAAAAACCGGTATATACCCTGGTGAATATTACCCCATTAAAGGAACTTGGCGATTATTTTTATATGGTGGTTGAGCGGGATATCACAGAAAGTAAAAAAAGTCAGAATCTAGTGTTGAATTCTATTATTCAAACCGAAGAAAATGAACGAAAAAGAATTTCCTCGGATTTACATGATGGAATTGGGCCCATCCTCACAACAATTAAGTTATATACCCAGGCCCTGATGGATGAAAGTTCATCGGATAAAAAGGAGTTCATTAAAACTAAATTAACAAGCTTGGTGGATGAAGCTGTTAACTCTATTTCTGAAATCGCTTTCAATATTAGTCCACATATATTGGTTAATTATGGAATAATTGCTGCCATAGAATCGTTTATAGCTAAACTAAATTTGTCAGAGAAATTTAAGATTATATTTTCGCATAATGATGTTCAACGTTTGGATAAAAACAAAGAAATTACTGTTTACAGAATTTTTACCGAATTAATTAATAACGCGATTAAATATGCCAAAACTACCAAAGTGACTTTTCATATAGAAGAAAATCAATATGGGATTAACCTACATTATAGAGATAATGGTATTGGTTTTAATAAGGAAGAGATTGGAAAGAAAAAGGCTGGTATGGGATTGCAAAATTTAAGGAATCGGGTACAGTCTTTTAATGGTAAGTTTGTGTTAAATAGTGAATTAGGTCGAGGTGTTGAAGTAAAAATGTGGTTACCCAAAGCAAATAGACTATGA
- a CDS encoding ComF family protein, with protein sequence MNYISDFFQLFFPRTCPICHLALFKHEKSICTKCLRKLPRTYFHLAKHNPLDSIFWGRVDIEKVASFLLYTKGSMVKYILHSLKYKNQKELGYELGKLYGHELAKVNYFGPMDYLLPIPLHPKKLAQRGYNQSEWIARGLAEHMSAQLMIDNLYKCTFTSSQTNKGRYRRWENISNSFDIRKPSLLENKRVLLVDDVLTTGATIEACAAQLTNIKGVSVSVATLAYATTQ encoded by the coding sequence ATGAACTATATCAGTGATTTTTTTCAATTGTTTTTTCCCAGAACTTGTCCCATCTGTCATTTGGCGCTGTTTAAGCATGAGAAAAGCATCTGTACCAAGTGCTTGCGCAAATTACCGCGTACCTATTTCCATTTAGCGAAGCATAATCCCTTGGATTCAATATTTTGGGGCAGGGTAGATATAGAAAAAGTTGCTTCTTTTCTGTTATATACTAAGGGTAGTATGGTTAAGTATATTTTGCATAGCCTTAAATATAAAAATCAAAAAGAATTAGGTTATGAACTAGGTAAGCTATATGGGCATGAATTGGCCAAAGTGAATTATTTTGGACCCATGGATTATTTATTGCCTATTCCTTTACATCCTAAAAAGCTGGCGCAACGAGGATACAATCAAAGTGAATGGATAGCCCGGGGTTTGGCTGAACATATGTCGGCTCAGCTGATGATAGATAATTTGTACAAATGTACTTTTACCAGTAGTCAGACCAATAAGGGAAGATATAGGCGTTGGGAGAATATTTCCAATAGCTTCGATATCAGAAAACCTTCCTTGTTAGAGAATAAAAGAGTACTATTGGTGGATGACGTGTTAACCACCGGTGCTACCATAGAAGCATGTGCTGCTCAGCTGACCAATATCAAAGGAGTTAGTGTGAGTGTGGCAACCCTCGCATATGCCACAACCCAATGA
- a CDS encoding carboxypeptidase-like regulatory domain-containing protein produces the protein MKKALLLFAMVTFMSMSSFTGEKNNKAKATVVAKTSINGSVMDETTGETLVGVEVILEGTDLKTYTDFDGHFTFDGVSVGKYTVNAKLISYNEIKGRELKVEASTHNHIAFKMKQANK, from the coding sequence ATGAAAAAAGCACTATTATTATTCGCAATGGTAACGTTTATGTCAATGAGTAGCTTCACTGGAGAAAAAAACAATAAGGCCAAAGCTACCGTAGTGGCAAAAACGAGTATTAATGGTTCTGTAATGGATGAGACCACCGGAGAGACACTGGTAGGCGTAGAAGTAATATTGGAAGGTACCGATTTAAAAACATATACCGATTTTGATGGCCATTTTACTTTCGATGGAGTAAGCGTTGGAAAATATACTGTCAATGCTAAATTAATATCATACAATGAAATTAAAGGACGCGAACTAAAAGTAGAAGCAAGTACCCATAACCACATAGCCTTTAAAATGAAACAAGCCAACAAATAA
- a CDS encoding DUF362 domain-containing protein yields the protein MERRDFLRTGVGLSLLTGVAPFWGGLDTLVANNNTQKTDLAAVRGGEPEEMFDKAMEALGGLDKFISKGQSVLVKPNIGWDAPPERAANTNPKLVGHIVKRCYEVGASEVNVFDKTCNKWDRCYSNSQIEKYVKQAGGTMVPGNTESYYKEVKVPAGKSLKSVKVHNLVQSSDVFINVPVLKHHASTKLSLGMKNLMGVIWDRKFYHSNDLHQCIADFISFRKPDLTIIDGYNMMTKNGPRGVSTADVVNLKALIASTDIVATDAAATKMFGLEPDDVGHIKIAHQMGLGNKNLQELNIHRIKI from the coding sequence ATGGAACGCAGAGACTTTTTAAGAACAGGGGTAGGATTAAGTTTATTAACAGGAGTCGCCCCCTTCTGGGGAGGATTGGATACATTAGTAGCAAATAATAACACGCAAAAAACAGACTTGGCAGCTGTCAGAGGAGGTGAACCCGAAGAAATGTTTGACAAGGCCATGGAAGCGCTAGGTGGCTTGGACAAATTTATTTCTAAAGGGCAGTCGGTACTTGTTAAACCAAACATAGGTTGGGATGCTCCACCAGAAAGAGCAGCCAATACAAATCCCAAATTGGTGGGACATATTGTAAAACGCTGCTATGAAGTAGGCGCTTCCGAAGTAAACGTATTCGACAAAACATGCAACAAATGGGATAGATGCTACAGCAATAGTCAAATAGAAAAATATGTAAAACAAGCAGGCGGAACAATGGTGCCCGGCAACACCGAAAGCTATTACAAGGAAGTAAAAGTGCCCGCAGGAAAAAGCCTTAAAAGCGTGAAAGTACATAATTTGGTACAAAGCAGCGATGTATTTATTAACGTACCAGTACTAAAGCACCACGCCTCCACCAAATTGTCCTTGGGCATGAAAAATCTAATGGGCGTTATTTGGGATCGAAAATTTTACCACAGTAACGATCTTCACCAATGCATTGCGGATTTTATTTCATTCCGTAAACCAGATCTAACCATTATTGACGGCTATAATATGATGACCAAAAATGGTCCACGAGGCGTTTCTACCGCTGACGTGGTCAATTTGAAAGCCTTGATTGCCTCCACTGATATAGTAGCCACAGATGCGGCTGCCACTAAAATGTTTGGTCTTGAACCCGATGATGTAGGACACATAAAAATAGCACACCAAATGGGCTTAGGAAATAAAAACCTTCAGGAACTAAACATTCATCGCATTAAAATATAA